The bacterium genome window below encodes:
- a CDS encoding four helix bundle protein: MNIEEMDVFKLSHSLTIEVYKHTKKYPADEKFGLVSQIRRSASSISMNLIEGSHRNNRNEYKQFVGIAKGSAAELKYQIMLSNDLGYLDEDNYKRLLESIIRILKMLEKLNSALKRETGNDTRKT; the protein is encoded by the coding sequence ATGAATATTGAAGAGATGGATGTTTTTAAGTTATCACATAGTTTAACTATAGAAGTATACAAACATACTAAAAAATATCCCGCTGATGAAAAGTTTGGATTAGTATCGCAAATACGAAGATCAGCATCATCAATTTCTATGAATCTTATTGAAGGGAGTCATAGAAATAACAGGAATGAATATAAGCAGTTTGTTGGTATTGCCAAAGGCTCCGCTGCTGAATTGAAATATCAAATAATGTTATCTAACGATCTTGGCTATCTTGATGAAGATAATTATAAAAGATTATTGGAAAGTATCATTCGTATATTAAAAATGCTTGAAAAACTTAATTCTGCATTAAAACGGGAAACGGGAAACGATACACGGAAAACGTAA
- the cas1 gene encoding CRISPR-associated endonuclease Cas1 codes for MQLVINSYGSYLQKNGDCFKVKVDDKVSEVSCKKISSILISTAAYITTDAIKMAMENNIDIVFIDDFGDPYGRVWHPKLGSTTLIRRRQLEIAETEKGLSLAADWIKRKFTNQIELLKRLRETRPQKSAEITSYISKLENTMIGLDSLSGAIDENRGTIMGIEGSGGRIYFEALSFLMPDRFKFEGRSRNPAKDEFNCLLNYSYGVLYSMVEKACIIAGLDPYVGFIHTDHYNKKSLVFDLIENYRIWADETVVNMFAGRKVKVEYFDKIPNGLTLNKEGKAGLITEFNNFIDESIRYNGRNIKRDNIIQFDCHRIANEMIKES; via the coding sequence ATGCAATTAGTCATTAATTCCTATGGGTCGTATCTTCAAAAAAACGGCGACTGTTTTAAAGTCAAAGTTGATGACAAAGTTTCTGAAGTGTCCTGCAAAAAAATATCCTCTATTCTTATCTCCACTGCCGCGTATATCACTACCGATGCCATAAAAATGGCGATGGAAAACAATATCGATATTGTTTTTATCGATGACTTCGGCGACCCTTACGGCAGGGTGTGGCATCCGAAACTTGGAAGCACGACGCTCATCAGGAGAAGGCAGTTGGAAATAGCGGAAACCGAAAAGGGGCTTAGTCTCGCGGCCGACTGGATTAAAAGGAAATTTACAAATCAAATTGAATTGTTAAAAAGGCTACGGGAAACAAGGCCGCAAAAATCCGCGGAAATTACAAGTTACATTTCAAAACTGGAAAACACAATGATTGGATTAGACTCTCTTTCCGGTGCGATTGATGAAAACAGGGGAACAATCATGGGCATTGAAGGAAGCGGCGGAAGAATTTATTTTGAAGCATTAAGTTTTTTAATGCCGGACAGGTTTAAATTCGAAGGCAGGAGCCGAAATCCCGCGAAAGATGAATTTAATTGCCTGCTTAATTATTCCTACGGCGTGCTTTATTCCATGGTGGAAAAAGCGTGTATTATAGCGGGGCTTGACCCTTACGTGGGATTTATTCATACGGATCATTATAATAAAAAATCATTGGTGTTTGATTTGATTGAAAATTATCGTATCTGGGCGGATGAGACTGTGGTGAACATGTTTGCCGGGAGAAAAGTCAAGGTTGAATATTTTGATAAAATTCCGAATGGATTAACGCTTAATAAAGAAGGGAAGGCCGGATTAATAACCGAATTCAATAATTTTATAGATGAGTCAATCAGGTACAATGGAAGGAACATCAAACGGGATAATATAATTCAGTTTGATTGCCACAGGATTGCGAATGAAATGATTAAAGAATCGTGA